In one Arachis duranensis cultivar V14167 chromosome 9, aradu.V14167.gnm2.J7QH, whole genome shotgun sequence genomic region, the following are encoded:
- the LOC107464737 gene encoding auxin-binding protein ABP20 has translation MFTIFFLFALVFSGSHEAVQGYCVADLGAAQTTTGYLCKPAKSVKIEDFSTTLQPQNTNFSKAFNISISPAFVGQIPGLNGLGFAAAKLDLFAGGIVPLHSHPDASEMLLVTDGKITAGFISPDNTVFVKTITKGDVMVLPQGLLHFQLNSGEGSATAFLAFSSPNPSAQFVDVALFASALDSAFVTKTTYISPAEVKRLKGVFGGQG, from the coding sequence ATGTTTACCATTTTCTTCCTCTTCGCTCTTGTCTTCTCCGGTTCCCACGAGGCGGTTCAAGGCTACTGCGTCGCAGACCTTGGCGCCGCTCAAACCACCACAGGGTATCTCTGTAAACCGGCCAAGTCAGTAAAAATAGAAGACTTTTCAACCACCCTTCAGCCTCAAAACACCAACTTCTCCAAGGCTTTCAACATCTCGATATCCCCGGCATTCGTCGGACAAATACCGGGGCTTAACGGGCTGGGCTTCGCCGCGGCGAAGCTAGATCTGTTTGCCGGGGGTATAGTCCCGCTCCACTCGCATCCAGATGCCTCCGAGATGCTTCTAGTGACGGACGGTAAGATAACTGCCGGGTTCATATCACCAGATAACACGGTTTTTGTGAAGACAATAACAAAGGGTGACGTCATGGTTTTGCCACAAGGGTTGTTACATTTTCAGTTAAATTCTGGAGAGGGAAGTGCCACAGCTTTTCTTGCTTTCAGTAGCCCAAATCCAAGCGCACAGTTCGTTGATGTTGCGTTGTTTGCAAGCGCTCTGGATTCTGCATTTGTTACTAAGACTACGTATATTAGTCCTGCCGAAGTTAAGAGACTTAAGGGTGtttttggtggtcaaggatag